From Pseudorca crassidens isolate mPseCra1 chromosome 15, mPseCra1.hap1, whole genome shotgun sequence, one genomic window encodes:
- the CACNA1H gene encoding voltage-dependent T-type calcium channel subunit alpha-1H isoform X1, with protein MTESVQAADEVRVPLGAPAPGPAAGASPASPGAPGPEAERGSRPGASPPQSPAAERGAELGADEEQPVPYPALAATVFFCLGQTTRPRSWCLRLVCPTWFEHVSMLVIMLNCVTLGMFRPCEDVECRSERCSILEAFDDFIFAFFAVEMVIKMIALGLFGQKCYLGDTWNRLDFFIVMAGMMEYSLDGHNVSLSAIRTVRVLRPLRAINRVPSMRILVTLLLDTLPMLGNVLLLCFFVFFIFGIVGVQLWAGLLRNRCFLDSTFARNSNLSFLRPYYQPEEGEENPFICSSRRDNGMQKCSHIPSRRELRVECTLGWEAYGQPQAEGAGGTGHHTCINWNQYYNVCRSGDSNPHNGAISFDNIGYAWIAIFQVITLEGWVDIMYYVMDAHSFYNFIYFILLIIVGSFFMINLCLVVIATQFSETKQRESQLMREQRARYLSNDSTLASFSEPGSCYEELLRYVGHVCRKLKRRGLRLYARWQSRWRKKVDPSGVPHGQGAGWRPRRAGGRATSIHHLVYHHHHHHHHHYHFSHGSPRRPGPEPGGSDTRLVRAGAPPSPGHGPPDAESVHSVYHADCHVEGPQERARAAHAVAAAAAGLKLATGLGAMNYPTILPSAAGSGKGGPGPKGKRPGGPLGAGGHSPLSLSSPDPCEKIQHLVGEHGLGQAPSRLSGLSVPCPLPSPQAGTLTCELSSCPYCTSALEDPELEFSDSDSGDSDSNGVYEFTRDVRHGDRRDPMQPPPAADTPDSGGTRRRAQRRAVAGEQGGLGRVWASFSGKLCRIVDSKYFNRGIMVAILTNTLSMGIEYHEQPDELTNALEISNIVFTSMFALEMLLKLLAFGPLGYIRNPYNIFDGIIVVISVWEIIGQADGGLSVLRTFRLLRVLKLVRFMPALRRQLVVLMKTMDNVATFCMLLMLFIFIFSILGMHLFGCKFSLKTDTGDTVPDRKNFDSLLWAIVTVFQILTQEDWNVVLYNGMASTSSWAALYFVALMTFGNYVLFNLLVAILVEGFQAEGDATRSDTDEDKTSTHLEEDLDKFRDLRATEMKMYSLAVTPNGHLEGQASLPPPLIMRTAATPMPTPKSSPHLDAAPGLLDSRRGSSSSVDPQLGDQKSLSSLRSSPCTHWGPNSAWSSRRSSWNSLGRAPSLKRRSQCGERESLLSGEGKGSGSTDEEAEDSRPGVGTSPDTRATLLRRTESLDHRSTLDLRPLRPAALLPTKLHDCNGLALPSELFLRIDSHKEDTAEFDDDVEDSCCSRLQKVLEPYKPECCRSREPWALYLFSPQNRLRISCQKIIAHKMFDHVVLVFIFLNCITIALERPDIDPGSTERVFLSISNYIFTAIFVAEMMVKVVALGLVSGEHAYLQSSWNILDGLLVLVSLVDIIVAMASAGGAKILGILRVLRLLRTLRPLRVISRAPGLKLVVETLISSLRPIGNIVLICCAFFIIFGILGVQLFKGKFYYCEGADTRNISTKAECWAAHYRWVRRKYNFDNLGQALMSLFVLSSKDGWVNIMYDGLDAVGIDQQPVPNHNPWMLLYFISFLLIVSFFVLNMFVGVVVENFHKCRQHQEAEEARRREEKRQRRLERKRRSKALPVAVAGTFPNPEAQRRPYYADYSPTRRSIHSLCTSHYLDLFITFIIGVNVITMSMEHYNQPKSLDEALKYCNYVFTIVFVFEALLKLVAFGFRRFFKDRWNQLDLAIVLLSIMGITLEEIEMNAALPINPTIIRIMRVLRIARVLKLLKMATGMRALLDTVVQALPQVGNLGLLFMLLFFIYAALGVELFGRLECSEDNPCEGLSRHATFSNFGMAFLTLFRVSTGDNWNGIMKDTLRECAREDRHCLSYLPAISPIYFVTFVLVAQFVLVNVVVAVLMKHLEESNKEAREDAELDAEVELEMAQGPSARPRPTALPSPGASPDAPNLLVVRKVSVSRMLSLPNDSYMFRPVAPAAAAHPHPLQEVEMETYAGASGTSGTAPCGDSQDLGGRGRPGPAGAGVGPAANAHFRHLLAPGPVTAHLPPVESCPSLQVPSAMSSPARGGDTLRALTPLGAARSPSLSRLLCTQEVVCTESLEGQVDGPRDSSPGWGEPGGKTPVRQAPLGPSLRSPPCSPRPTSIRIRKHTFGQNYISSRPPVLGAEEAEAPDPADEEVSHITSSAHSPSASPAACGVVGGEPDLHRLYSVNAQGFLDQPGWADEQRRPSVEQGCGDSRPEAGEVKTRALEAELALGARRKKKMSPPCISIEPPAEDEGAARAPAAEGGSTTLRRRTPSCEAVPHRDPLEPTDSAGLDTAAKGERRVQVPCRTEHLTIPNFAFEPLDVGGPRGDLFLDGGHGVAPEPRPSSSGITAPPEPQQTEPPVASGDPPEEGWGLHLTVPESPLKKGSTPVLGDSVDKPV; from the exons CTGCCCCACATGGTTCGAGCACGTCAGCATGCTGGTCATCATGCTCAACTGCGTGACTCTGGGCATGTTCCGCCCCTGCGAGGACGTCGAGTGCCGCTCGGAGCGCTGCAGCATCCTGGAG GCGTTTGACGACTTCATCTTCGCCTTCTTCGCGGTGGAGATGGTCATCAAGATGATCGCCCTCGGGCTGTTCGGGCAGAAGTGCTACCTGGGCGACACGTGGAACAGGCTGGACTTCTTCATCGTCATGGCGGG CATGATGGAGTACTCTCTGGATGGACACAACGTGAGCCTCTCGGCCATCCGGACAGTGCGTGTGCTGCGGCCCCTCCGTGCCATCAACCGTGTGCCCA GCATGAGGATCCTGGTCACGCTGCTGCTGGACACGCTGCCCATGCTCGGGAACGTCCTCCTGCTCTGCTTCTTTGTCTTCTTCATCTTCGGCATCGTGGGTGTCCAGCTTTGGGCTGGACTGCTGCGCAACCGCTGCTTCCTGGACAGCACCTTCGCCAG GAACAGCAACCTCAGCTTCCTGCGGCCATACTACCAGCCGGAGGAGGGTGAGGAAAACCCCTTCATCTGCTCCTCTCGCCGGGACAATGGCATGCAGAAGTGCTCGCACATCCCCAGCCGCCGCGAGCTGCGCGTGGAGTGCACGCTGGGCTGGGAGGCCTATGGGCAGCCACAGGCCGAGGGCGCAGGTGGCACGGGCCACCACACCTGCATCAACTGGAACCAGTACTACAATGTGTGCCGCTCAGGCGACTCCAACCCACACAACGGGGCCATCAGCTTCGACAACATCGGCTATGCCTGGATCGCCATCTTCCAG GTGATCACGCTGGAGGGCTGGGTGGACATCATGTACTACGTCATGGACGCTCATTCCTTCTACAACTTCATCTACTTCATCCTGCTCATCATT GTGGGTTCCTTCTTCATGATCAACCTGTGCCTAGTGGTGATCGCCACGCAGTTCTCGGAGACGAAGCAGCGGGAGAGCCAGCTGATGCGGGAGCAGCGGGCCCGCTACCTGTCCAACGACAGCACGCTGGCCAGCTTCTCAGAGCCTGGCAGCTGCTATGAGGAGCTCCTCCGGTACGTGGGCCATGTGTGCCGCAAGCTGAAGCGCCGTGGCCTCCGCCTCTATGCCCGCTGGCAGAGCCGCTGGCGCAAGAAGGTGGACCCCAGCGGCGTGCCGCACGGCCAGGGCGCTGGGTGGCGGCCACGGCGGGCGGGAGGGCGCGCCACCTCCATCCACCATCTTgtgtaccaccaccaccaccaccaccaccaccactaccacttcAGCCATGGCAGCCCACGCCGGCCAGGCCCCGAGCCAGGCGGCAGTGACACCAGGCTGGTGCGGGCCGGAGCACCTCCCTCGCCCGGACATGGGCCCCCTGACGCTGAGTCAGTGCACAGCGTGTACCATGCAGACTGCCACGTGGAGGGGCCACAGGAGAGGGCCCGGGCGGCACATGCtgtggccgccgccgccgccggcctcAAGCTGGCCACTGGGCTGGGCGCCATGAACTACCCCACCATCCTGCCCTCGGCCGCAGGCAGTGGCAAAGGTGGCCCCGGGCCCAAGGGGAAGCGTCCTGGTGGACCCCTGGGAGCCGGGGGGCACAGCCCACTGAGCCTGAGCAGCCCCGACCCCTGCGAGAAGATCCAGCATCTGGTCGGGGAGCACG GACTGGGCCAGGCCCCCAGCCGTCTGTCAGGCCTGAGcgtgccctgccccctgcccagcccccaggcGGGCACGCTGACCTGTGAGCTGAGTAGCTGCCCGTACTGCACCAGCGCCCTGGAGGACCCCGAGCTGGAGTTCAGCGACTCAGACAGCGGAGACTCGGACAGCAACGGGGTCTACGAATTCACACGGGATGTGCGGCATGGAGACCGCCGTGACCCCATGCAGCCACCCCCAGCGGCGGACACGCCAGACTCAGGAGGAACGCGGCGGAGGGCACAGCGTCGGGCGGTGGCAGGCGAGCAGGGAGGGCTGGGCCGTGTCTGGGCCTCCTTTAGCGGCAAGCTGTGCCGCATCGTGGACAGCAAGTACTTCAACCGCGGCATCATGGTAGCCATCCTCACCAACACGCTGAGCATGGGCATCGAGTACCATGAGCAG CCTGACGAGCTGACCAACGCCCTGGAGATCAGCAACATCGTGTTCACGAGTATGTTTGCCCTGGAGATGCTGCTGAAGCTGCTGGCCTTTGGTCCGCTGGGCTACATCCGGAATCCCTACAACATCTTCGATGGCATCATCGTGGTCATCAG CGTGTGGGAGATCATCGGGCAGGCAGACGGCGGGCTGTCGGTGCTGCGGACCTTCCGGCTGCTGCGGGTGCTCAAGCTGGTGCGCTTCATGCCCGCGCTGCGGCGCCAGCTGGTGGTGCTCATGAAGACCATGGATAACGTGGCCACTTTCTGCATGCTGCTCATGCTGTTCATCTTCATCTTCAG CATCCTCGGAATGCACCTGTTTGGCTGCAAATTCAGCCTGAAAACAGACACTGGAGACACGGTCCCTGACAGGAAGAACTTTGACTCCCTGCTGTGGGCCATCGTCACCGTGTTCCAG ATCCTCACCCAGGAGGACTGGAACGTTGTCCTCTACAACGGCATGgcctccacctcctcctgggCTGCCCTCTACTTCGTGGCCCTCATGACCTTTGGCAACTACGTGCTCTTCAACCTGCTGGTGGCCATCCTTGTGGAGGGCTTCCAGGCGGAG GGTGATGCCACCAGGTCTGACACAGATGAAGACAAGACCTCCACCCACTTGGAGGAGGACTTGGACAAGTTCAGAGACCTCAGGGCCACAG agaTGAAGATGTACTCGCTGGCGGTGACCCCCAACGGGCACTTGGAGGGCCAGGCCAGCCTACCCCCTCCCCTCATCATGCGCACGGCAGCCACACCCATGCCCACCCCCAAGAGCTCCCCACACCTGGATGCGGCCCCTGGCCTCCTGGACTCACGACGTGGCAGCAGCAGCTCCGTGGACCCCCAGCTGGGGGACCAGAAGTCTCTG TCCAGCCTCCGCAGCTCGCCCTGCACCCACTGGGGCCCCAACAGCGCCTGGAGCAGCCGGCGCTCCAGCTGGAACAGCCTGGGCCGTGCACCTAGCCTCAAGCGCAGGAGCCAGTGCGGGGAGCGTGAGTCGCTGCTGTCCGGCGAGGGCAAGGGCAGCGGCAGCACAGACGAGGAGGCCGAGGACAGCAGGCCTGGTGTGGGAACCTCGCCAGACACACGTGCCACACTGCTGCGGCGCACCGAGTCCCTGGACCACCGCAGCACGCTTGACCTGCGGCCCCTGCGGCCGGCTGCCCTGCTGCCCACCAAGCTCCACGACTGCAACGGGCTGGCCCTGCCCAGCGAGTTATTCCTGCGCATCGACAGCCACAAGGAGGACACGGCCGAGTTTGACGATGATGTGGAGGAT agctGCTGCTCCCGGCTGCAGAAAGTGCTGGAGCCCTACAAGCCCGAGTGCTGTCGGAGCCGCGAGCCCTGGGCCCTGTACCTCTTCTCCCCACAGAACAG GCTCCGCATCTCCTGCCAGAAGATCATTGCTCACAAGATGTTTGATCACGTCGTCCTGGTCTTCATCTTCCTCAACTGCATCACGATCGCCCTGGAGAGGCCCGACATTGACCCCGGCAGCACC GAGCGCGTCTTCCTCAGCATCTCCAACTACATCTTCACGGCGATCTTCGTGGCCGAGATGATGGTGAAG GTGGTGGCCCTGGGCCTGGTCTCTGGTGAGCATGCCTACCTGCAGAGCAGTTGGAACATACTGGATGGGCTGCTGGTCCTGGTGTCCCTGGTTGACATCATCGTGGCCATGGCGTCGGCCGGTGGTGCCAAGATCCTGGGCATCCTGCGTGTGCTGCGCCTGCTGCGGACACTGCGGCCCCTGCG GGTTATCAGCCGTGCCCCAGGCCTCAAACTGGTGGTGGAGACTCTGATATCGTCACTCAGGCCCATCGGAAACATTGTCCTCATCTGCTGTGCCTTCTTCATCATCTTCGGCATCCTAGGGGTGCAG CTCTTCAAGGGGAAGTTTTACTACTGCGAGGGCGCTGACACCAGGAACATCTCCACTAAAGCCGAGTGCTGGGCTGCGCACTACCGCTGGGTGCGACGCAAGTACAACTTCGACAACCTGGgccag GCGCTGATGTCCCTGTTCGTGCTCTCATCCAAGGACGGATGGGTGAACATCATGTACGACGGGCTGGACGCCGTGGGCATAGACCAGCAG CCGGTGCCCAACCACAACCCCTGGATGCTGCTCTACTTCATCTCCTTCCTGCTCATCGTCAGCTTCTTTGTGCTCAACATGTTCGTGGGCGTCGTGGTGGAGAACTTCCACAAGTGCCGGCAGCACCAGGAGGCCGAGGAGGCACGGCGGCGGGAAGAGAAGCGGCAGCGGCGCCTGGAGAGGAAACGCAGGAGTAAGGCGCTCCCGGTGGCGGTGGCGG GCACTTTCCCCAACCCAG AGGCCCAGCGCCGGCCCTACTATGCGGACTACTCACCCACGCGTCGCTCCATCCACTCTCTGTGCACCAGCCACTATCTGGACCTCTTCATCACCTTCATCATCGGCGTCAACGTCATCACCATGTCCATGGAGCACTATAACCAGCCCAAG TCTCTGGACGAGGCCCTCAAGTACTGCAATTATGTGTTCACCATCGTCTTCGTCTTTGAGGCCCTGCTGAAGCTGGTGGCGTTTGGGTTCCGGAGGTTTTTCAAGGACAG GTGGAACCAGCTGGACCTGGCCATCGTCCTGCTGTCCATCATGGGCATCACACTGGAGGAGATAGAGATGAACGCGGCGCTGCCCATCAACCCCACCATCATCCGCATCATGCGCGTGCTGCGCATCGCCCGCG TGCTGAAGCTGCTCAAGATGGCCACGGGTATGCGGGCCCTGCTGGACACAGTGGTTCAGGCGCTGCCCCAGGTAG GGAACCTCGGCCTGCTTTTCATGCTCCTGTTTTTTATCTATGCTGCCCTGGGAGTGGAGCTGTTTGGGAGGCTCG AGTGCAGTGAGGACAACCCCTGCGAGGGCCTGAGTAGACACGCCACCTTCTCCAACTTCGGCATGGCTTTCCTCACACTGTTCCGCGTGTCCACGGGGGACAACTGGAACGGGATCATGAAG GACACACTGCGGGAGTGTGCCCGTGAGGACAGGCACTGCCTCAGCTACCTGCCGGCCATCTCGCCCATCTACTTCGTCACCTTCGTGCTGGTGGCCCAGTTCGTGCTGGTCAACGTGGTGGTGGCCGTGCTCATGAAGCACCTGGAGGAGAGCAACAAGGAGGCCCGCGAGGATGCCGAGCTGGACGCAGAGGTCGAGCTGGAGATGGCGCAGGGGCCCTCCGCCCGCCCCAGGCCCACGGCCCTGCCGAGCCCAGGTGCCTCGCCGGACGCCCCCAACCTGCTGGTCGTGCGCAAGGTGTCTGTGTCCAGGATGCTCTCACTGCCAAACGACAGCTACATGTTCCGGCCCGTGGCACCCGCTGCGGCTGCTCATCCCCACCCGCTGCAGGAGGTGGAGATGGAGACCTACGCGGGCGCCTCGGGCACCTCGGGTACAGCCCCATGTGGAGACAGCCAGGAcctgggcgggcggggccggccAGGGCcagcaggggcaggggtggggccagCGGCGAATGCACATTTCAGGCACCTTCTTGCCCCAGGCCCAGTCACCGCCCACTTGCCGCCTGTGGAGTCCTGCCCATCCCTCCAGGTCCCGTCGGCTATGTCCTCCCCGGCCAGGGGCGGCGACACCCTCCGTGCCCTGACCCCTCTGGGTGCAGCCCGCTCCCCTAGTCTCAGCCGGCTGCTCTGCACACAG GAGGTAGTCTGCACAGAGTCCCTAGAAGGGCAGGTCGATGGTCCCAGGGACAGCAGCCCGGGCTGGGGAGAGCCTGGTGGGAAGACCCCAGTGAGGCAGGCGCCCCTGGGGCCCTCCTTGCGATCCCCACCCTGTTCCCCGCGGCCCACCAGCATCCGCATCCGCAAGCACACTTTTGGACAGAACTACATCTCCAGCCGGCCACCGGTCCTGGGCGCAGAGGAGGCTGAGGCCCCAGACCCGGCTGACGAGGAGGTCAGCCACATCACCAGCTCTGCCCACAGCCCCTCGGCCTCACCTGCTGCCTGTGGGGTGGTGGGCGGTGAGCCAGACCTGCACAGGCTCTACAGTGTCAATGCCCAGGGCTTCCTGGACCAGCCAGGCTGGGCGGACGAGCAGAGGCGGCCCTCCGTGGAGCAGGGCTGTGGGGACAGCCGCCCAGAGGCCGGGGAGGTGAAGACCCGGGCCCTGGAGGCCGAGCTGGCCCTGGGGGCACGCAGGAAGAAGAAGATGAGCCCCCCCTGCATCTCCATAGAGCCCCCCGCGGAGGACGAGGGTGCGGCCCGGGCCCCTGCAGCGGAGGGCGGTAGCACCACCCTGCGGCGGAGAACCCCATCCTGCGAGGCTGTGCCCCACAGGGACCCCCTGGAGCCCACAGACAGTGCAGGGTTGGACACTGCCGCCAAGGGGGAACGGCGGGTCCAGGTCCCCTGCCGCACAGAGCACCTGACCATCCCGAACTTTGCCTTTGAGCCGCTGGATGTGGGGGGCCCCAGGGGGGACCTGTTCTTGGATGGTGGCCATGGTGTCGCCCCAGAACCCAGACCTTCCTCCTCAGGCATCACGGCACCTCCCGAACCCCAGCAGACGGAGCCTCCAGTGGCCTCGGGAGACCCCCCAGAGGAAGGGTGGGGGCTGCACCTCACAGTCCCTGAGAGCCCACTGAAGAAGGGGTCCACCCCAGTCCTGGGTGACAGTGTGGACAAGCCCGTGTAG